One window of the Lodderomyces elongisporus chromosome 6, complete sequence genome contains the following:
- the SMC4 gene encoding Structural maintenance of chromosomes protein 4, whose product MKRKRPQIVDDEDSSSNDTFINNSDYDVKDSHEDVASDVDTSSIDQEQSQEQMEMDEREREEEEEEEEEEKKGDTKSLNLTTDSITKNLENVDENASENEIDDKLQHSQNEESINKVDDDPELTSRDSGHTQGLNSTNKLITDVKQQRPASAELTSSPTPRTTSTLASTSTSTSTPTATSTNTATVENVTSIKENSQPLDDHKEITDEKSQHVPTHAHNQPRLVIEKLVLTNFKSYAGCQTIGPFHSSFSSVVGPNGSGKSNVIDAMLFVFGFKATKMRQGKISELIHNSGEEKPDFCQVDIHFKQVIDDHEKSHKVDAPLDSELIISRKAYQNNQSFYYINDKKSTYTEVTSLLKNQGIDLDHKRFLILQGEVESIAQMKAKAEKEGEDGLLEYLEDIIGTTKYKQLIENSTLEIEELNTACQEKSARFDFVEKDKNLLDEKKAEALRFLEQEKKLSTLKGLKYQSKARVYQGQIAAKEEEVSELSKKLEEKRDSNREVLALIEADTKKQKEVKGEVKTLLAKIDKLNKEKKDLNKQNVSFEEKTKSMETKLKKAQKAKNASTHSLNNAKQSLATYSNSSSQYTIEIDALNVKFAEEEEKLMRMRENLTERTSGFTQEVESLRKQMEPWTTALKENENNSQLLQSNIELLESQMNAKKTQLENSKQRLRQIKTEGKAKEAEYMEKESDLEKIEEQCALGEEQVNMLKSVLEKMKQQITKQRNKLQDSLAIMQARDNKNSVLAALTKLGKSGRIEGFYGRLGDLGTIDEKYDVAISTAAPGLDSMVVETVETAQACIDYLRKNRLGYANFICLDKLSKFDLSPIQVPGDPARIKRLFDLIKPSNSKFAPAFFSKMFNTLVAPNLNEAKAVAYGARRWKVVTLDGKVIDTFGTMSGGGNYVQRGAMKLSSAERAQSREEDVDESDIEQMRSKLREMEEQLEETNREYNESIAALKKVKALEPETRLALDRLKLDIAGLASEMKDVSELRKSLIVEQEEMEINNPFESQILEKKDQLEKLKREKLRLKEEMAESEFRMSELEQKIMEAGGVELKVQNSKVDSIKKQISIINEKTSGDRIAVKKLESDISRHQRSIEQAECEIKEFENALEDLKSSHKEIVSQIHSLEEKIHAVEQEKIDKDEQLEVLRVALEEKEEEISAFKQYEVETNNQLEKINGILRKIVYSMKECEKAFQSIEFRDATPYVYWLDEEEQARYIASDQDKLTDVEIDDIDLDAVESEIEEIEKYMSTIQVDIEILKEYGVKIREYNERREDLNRAVEERDEKRDYCEDLKRKRLDEFMVGFSTISMTLKEMYRMITMGGNAELELVDSLDPFSEGILFSVMPPKKSWRNISNLSGGEKTLSSLALVFALHKYKPTPLYVMDEIDAALDFRNVSIVANYIKERTKNAQFIVISLRNNMFELAQKLIGIFKYENKTKSVPILNIELEDIE is encoded by the coding sequence ATGAAGAGAAAGCGTCCACAAATTGTGGATGATGAAGATTCTTCAAGTAATGATACGTTTATCAATAATAGTGACTATGATGTAAAAGACCTGCACGAGGATGTAGCCAGTGACGTTGATACTTCTTCTATAGACCAAGAGCAAAGTCAAGAACAGATGGAAATGgatgaaagagaaagagaagaagaagaagaagaagaagaggaggaaaagaaaggagacACAAAATCATTGAACTTGACGACAGattcaattacaaagaaTCTAGaaaatgttgatgaaaatgcactggaaaatgaaattgatgataaatTACAACATAGTCAAAATGAAGAGAGTATTAATAAAGTTGACGACGACCCTGAGCTCACTTCAAGAGATTCGGGACATACACAGGGTCTAAATTCCACCAACAAGCTTATAACAGATGTCAAGCAGCAACGACCGGCTTCCGCTGAgctcacttcctcgcccACACCTCGAACTACTTCAACTTTAGCTTCGACTTCCACTTCTACCTCCACACCTACAGCTACATCTACAAATACAGCAACAGTTGAAAACGTTACTTCTATTAAGGAGAATTCTCAGCCACTTGATGACCACAAAGAAATCACGGATGAAAAGAGCCAACATGTACCAACACACGCGCACAATCAACCAAGACTAGTTATTGAAAAGTTGGTGTTGACAAATTTCAAATCCTATGCTGGGTGCCAAACCATTGGACCATTTcattcatctttttcctctgtTGTGGGACCTAATGGAAGTGGTAAATCCAACGTGATTGATGCaatgttgtttgtgtttggtTTCAAAGCAACCAAAATGAGACAAGGCAAGATATCAGAGCTTATACACAATTCCGGAGAGGAGAAACCCGATTTTTGTCAAGTTGATATACACTTTAAACAAGTCATTGACGATCATGAAAAGTCACATAAAGTAGATGCTCCTCTAGATTCCGAGTTGATAATCTCGAGAAAGGCTTATCAAAATAACCAGTCTTTTTATTACATAAATGATAAGAAAAGTACATATACAGAGGTGACATCTTTGCTCAAAAACCAGGGGATCGATCTCGATCATAAAAGGtttcttattcttcaaGGTGAGGTTGAGTCGATTGCTCAGATGAAGGCCaaagcagaaaaagaaggtgaGGATGGGCTTTTGGAATACTTGGAAGACATCATTGGAACAACAAAGTACAAAcaattgattgaaaatAGCACTTTGGAAATTGAAGAGCTAAACACGGCTTGTCAAGAAAAATCAGCACGATTTGACTTTGTTGAAAAGGACAAGAACTTGCTTGACGAAAAGAAAGCAGAGGCTTTGAGGTTTCTTGAACAAGAGAAGAAACTAAGTACATTAAAAGGATTAAAGTATCAATCAAAAGCACGTGTGTACCAGGGTCAAATTGCTGctaaggaagaagaggtgAGTGAGCTTTCTAAAAAGCTCGAGGAAAAAAGGGACTCCAACAGGGAAGTGCTTGCACTAATTGAGGCTGATacaaagaagcaaaaagaagtCAAAGGGGAAGTGAAGACTTTATTGGCTAAAATTGACAAGTTaaacaaggaaaagaaagatttgaacaaacaaaatgtctcatttgaagaaaaaaccaaGAGTATGGAAACCAAGTTGAAGAAAGCGCAAAAGGCTAAAAATGCACTGACGCATTCGTTGAATAACGCTAAACAGAGCCTTGCAACTTATTCAAACTCATCTTCGCAATACACGATTGAAATTGATGCTTTGAATGTGAAGTttgcagaagaagaagagaaattgaTGCGAATGAGAGAAAACCTTACTGAGCGAACTTCGGGGTTCACCCAGGAAGTAGAGTCATTGCGCAAGCAAATGGAACCATGGACCACGGCCTtaaaggaaaatgaaaacaactCGCAACTTCTTCAATCGAATATTGAACTTTTGGAATCACAGATGAATGCTAAAAAGACACAATTGGAAAATAGCAAGCAAAGACTTCGGCAAATCAAGACTGAAGGAAAGGCAAAAGAAGCTGAGTATatggagaaagaaagtgatttggaaaagatcGAGGAGCAATGTGCATTGGGAGAAGAGCAGGTTAACATGCTCAAATctgttttggaaaagatgAAACAACAGATAACCAAACAAAGGAATAAACTTCAGGACTCATTGGCTATAATGCAAGCTCGTGATAACAAAAATAGCGTGTTGGCTGCATTAACCAAATTGGGCAAGTCGGGTAGAATCGAAGGCTTTTACGGTAGATTGGGAGATTTGGGTACCATTGATGAGAAATACGACGTGGCCATATCGACCGCAGCACCAGGATTGGATTCAATGGTTGTTGAAACTGTTGAAACTGCACAAGCTTGCATCGATTATCTCCGAAAAAACAGGTTAGGATACGCTAATTTCATTTGTCTTGACAAGTTGAGTAAATTTGACTTATCTCCAATCCAGGTTCCAGGAGACCCAGCACGGATAAAGAGactttttgatttgatcAAGCCCAGTAATTCAAAATTTGCACCAGCGTTTTTCAGCAAGATGTTCAATACTTTAGTTGCGCCGAATTTAAATGAAGCGAAAGCAGTGGCTTATGGAGCTCGTCGATGGAAAGTGGTGACTTTGGATGGTAAGGTTATTGATACTTTTGGAACAATGTCTGGAGGTGGTAACTACGTCCAAAGAGGTGCCATGAAACTATCTTCTGCCGAACGTGCTCAAAGTCGCGAAGAAGACGTTGATGAGCTGGACATAGAGCAGATGCGTTCCAAATTGAGAGAAATGGAGGAACAGCTCGAAGAAACCAATCGGGAATACAATGAAAGTATAGCTGCTCTCAAGAAAGTCAAGGCTTTGGAGCCAGAGACAAGACTTGCGTTGGATAGATTAAAATTGGACATAGCTGGTCTAGCGTCTGAGATGAAGGATGTTTCTGAGCTCCGTAAGAGTTTGATTgttgaacaagaagaaatggaaataaaCAATCCATTTGAAAGTCAAATtttagaaaagaaggaccaattggaaaaattgaaacgCGAAAAACTTAGACTTAAAGAGGAGATGGCAGAATCTGAATTTCGAATGTCTGAATTGGAACAGAAGATTATGGAGGCTGGTGGTGTAGAATTGAAGGTTCAAAATTCCAAGGTTGATTCcatcaagaaacaaatttcCATAATAAACGAAAAGACCAGTGGCGACCGAATTGCAGtaaagaaattggaaagcGATATTCTGCGACATCAACGACTGATTGAACAGGCTGAATGTGAGATTAAAGAGTTTGAAAATGCACTTGAAGATTTGAAGAGCTCACACAAAGAGATTGTTTCTCAGATACATTCATTAGAAGAAAAGATTCATGCCGTTGAGCAAGAGAAGATTGACAAGGATGAACAGTTGGAAGTTTTGCGTGTTGCattggaagaaaaggaagaagaaatttcTGCGTTTAAACAATACGAAGTGGAAACAAATAACCAATTGGAGAAAATTAATGGTATTTTAAGAAAGATAGTTTATTCGATGAAGGAGTGCGAAAAGGCTTTCCAATCGATAGAGTTTAGGGATGCCACGCCTTATGTGTATTGGCttgacgaagaagaacagGCGAGGTATATTGCGTCTGATCAGGATAAATTAACAGATGTCGAAATAGATGATATTGATTTGGATGCAGTCGAGTCGGAGATTGAAGAGATTGAGAAATACATGTCCACAATTCAAGTCGATATTGAGATCTTGAAAGAATATGGGGTTAAGATTCGCGAATACaatgaaagaagagagGATTTGAACCGAGCAGTAGAGGAGCGggatgaaaaaagagattatTGCGAGGActtgaaaaggaaaagattgGACGAATTTATGGTTGGTTTTAGTACTATATCAATGACACTAAAAGAGATGTATCGAATGATTACTATGGGAGGAAATGCAGAATTGGAATTGGTGGACAGTTTAGATCCATTCTCAGAGGGTATTTTGTTTAGTGTTATGCCTCCAAAGAAATCATGGAGGAACATTTCCAATTTGTCAGGTGGTGAAAAGACATTGAGTTCCTTGGCATTGGTATTTGCTTTGCACAAGTATAAGCCTACCCCGCTCTATGTGATGGACGAGATCGATGCGGCATTGGATTTCCGAAATGTGTCAATTGTCGCCAACTACATAAaggaaagaacaaagaatgCACAGTTTATTGTGATTTCGTTGCGAAACAATATGTTTGAGTTGGCGCAAAAGCTCATTGgaattttcaaatatgaaaataaaaccaaaagTGTTCCCATATTGAACATCGAATTGGAGGATATAGAATag